One window from the genome of Malacoplasma penetrans HF-2 encodes:
- the tuf gene encoding elongation factor Tu, with translation MAKQKFDRSKAHVNIGTIGHIDHGKTTLTAAICTYLAKKGGAKAMKYDEIDKAPEEKARGITINTAHVEYETENRHYAHVDCPGHADYVKNMITGAAQMDGAILVVAASDGPMPQTREHILLARQVGVPKMVVFLNKCDMVSDAEMQDLVEMEVRELLSSYGFDGDNTPVIRGSALKALEGDATWEAKIDELMASVDSYIPTPTRDTDKPFLLAVEDVMTITGRGTVVTGRVERGTLKLNDEVEIVGIHDTRKAVVTGMEMLRKTLDEVKAGDNAGILLRGIDRKDVERGQVLAKPGSIKPHKQFEAEIYALKKEEGGRHTPVLNGYRPQFYFRTTDVTGQITLDKGVEMINPGDNTKITVELISPIAVEEGSKFSIREGGRTVGAGTVTKVIK, from the coding sequence ATGGCAAAACAAAAGTTTGATAGATCAAAAGCTCACGTTAATATTGGGACAATTGGACATATTGACCATGGTAAAACAACTTTAACAGCTGCAATCTGTACTTACCTTGCAAAAAAAGGTGGTGCTAAAGCAATGAAATATGATGAAATTGATAAAGCACCTGAAGAAAAAGCTAGAGGTATTACTATTAATACTGCTCACGTTGAATATGAAACAGAAAACAGACACTATGCTCACGTAGACTGTCCAGGTCACGCTGACTACGTTAAGAACATGATTACTGGTGCTGCTCAAATGGATGGTGCAATCTTAGTAGTTGCTGCATCTGATGGACCAATGCCACAAACAAGAGAACACATCTTATTAGCTAGACAAGTTGGTGTTCCTAAAATGGTAGTTTTCTTAAACAAATGTGATATGGTATCTGATGCTGAAATGCAAGACCTAGTAGAAATGGAAGTTAGAGAATTACTTTCTTCTTATGGTTTTGATGGAGATAACACTCCAGTTATTAGAGGTTCAGCTTTAAAAGCATTAGAAGGTGATGCTACTTGAGAAGCTAAAATTGATGAATTAATGGCTTCAGTAGATAGCTACATCCCAACTCCAACAAGAGATACAGACAAACCTTTCTTATTAGCGGTAGAAGACGTTATGACTATTACTGGTAGAGGTACTGTAGTAACTGGTAGAGTTGAAAGAGGTACTTTAAAATTAAACGATGAAGTTGAAATCGTTGGTATCCATGATACTAGAAAAGCAGTTGTTACTGGTATGGAAATGTTAAGAAAAACATTAGACGAAGTAAAAGCTGGGGATAACGCTGGTATCTTATTAAGAGGTATTGATAGAAAAGATGTTGAACGTGGACAAGTATTAGCTAAACCTGGTTCAATTAAACCTCACAAACAATTTGAAGCAGAAATCTATGCTCTTAAAAAAGAAGAAGGTGGAAGACATACTCCAGTATTAAATGGATATAGACCACAATTCTACTTCAGAACTACTGATGTTACTGGACAAATCACACTTGATAAAGGTGTTGAAATGATTAACCCAGGAGATAACACTAAGATTACTGTTGAACTTATTTCTCCAATTGCTGTTGAAGAAGGAAGTAAATTCTCAATCCGTGAAGGTGGAAGAACAGTAGGTGCTGGTACAGTAACTAAAGTTATTAAGTAA
- a CDS encoding DivIVA domain-containing protein, which translates to MKENIKKLYNDILERKFSKNMSAGYEPLEVDIFLDSVRSALVGIDKEQRSLYQDLNQKNQEILDLKNIINQKDSIIQSLRADNESLKKDGYQSQKLMNDLGKLHVAVSELQNGKNNK; encoded by the coding sequence ATGAAAGAAAATATTAAAAAACTATACAATGATATATTAGAACGTAAGTTCTCAAAAAATATGAGTGCTGGATATGAACCACTAGAAGTGGATATATTTTTAGACAGTGTAAGAAGTGCATTGGTTGGAATTGATAAAGAACAAAGAAGTTTGTATCAAGACCTTAACCAAAAAAACCAAGAAATATTAGATTTAAAAAACATTATTAATCAAAAAGATAGTATTATCCAGTCCCTTAGAGCTGATAATGAAAGTTTAAAAAAAGATGGTTACCAAAGTCAAAAACTCATGAATGACCTTGGAAAACTACATGTAGCTGTTAGTGAACTACAAAATGGAAAAAACAATAAATAA
- a CDS encoding 4'-phosphopantetheinyl transferase superfamily protein — protein sequence MEKTINKPNFNIGIDVTKIDYFVNKSDKFIKRLLTDNEYNQYLKIDNNLKPRFLASRWALKEATFKAINEFHKIFFINIEFIKNDNNSYTCTTFKNVKVSISYDGNQVFATAIYLN from the coding sequence ATGGAAAAAACAATAAATAAACCTAATTTTAATATAGGTATAGATGTAACTAAAATTGATTATTTTGTTAATAAGTCAGATAAATTTATAAAAAGATTATTAACAGATAATGAATACAATCAATATTTAAAAATTGATAATAATTTAAAACCTAGATTTTTAGCTTCTAGGTGAGCATTAAAAGAAGCTACATTTAAAGCAATAAATGAATTCCATAAAATCTTTTTTATAAATATTGAATTTATAAAAAATGATAACAACTCATACACTTGCACAACATTTAAAAATGTTAAAGTTTCAATCTCTTATGATGGCAATCAAGTGTTTGCTACTGCAATTTATTTAAATTAG
- a CDS encoding lysophospholipid acyltransferase family protein, giving the protein MKAKKFLFKLGHSLGFPFCVFFLWLSLRSSKKKYKRWQEDPELLGLTERQNYVYSLASKAVFCTFTKVKIKGSKNIPANKSVMFVPNHKSNFDVLVYLKAFKMIKEKRPEILDPTFVSKIEISKTKRVGFAAKLINTIFIDRQNLRDFVRVNQEEKELLQKGEQSLTVFIEGTRIKKDEFGEFKSAALTPAYSTFCQIVPVVIYGTLGVEKEHKSNIFKYKEVTVEFLEPIKYKDYIQTSKELVSEKMKAKMEAAYLKIKEDPNWSEKEE; this is encoded by the coding sequence ATGAAAGCAAAAAAATTTTTATTTAAATTAGGACACTCATTAGGATTCCCGTTTTGTGTATTTTTTCTTTGATTATCTTTAAGATCTAGTAAGAAAAAATACAAAAGATGACAAGAAGATCCTGAATTATTAGGTCTAACAGAAAGACAAAATTATGTTTATAGTTTAGCAAGTAAAGCAGTTTTTTGTACCTTCACAAAAGTTAAAATAAAGGGAAGTAAAAACATTCCTGCAAATAAATCTGTTATGTTTGTTCCAAACCATAAATCTAATTTTGATGTTCTTGTTTATCTAAAAGCTTTTAAGATGATTAAAGAAAAAAGACCTGAAATCTTAGATCCAACTTTTGTTTCAAAAATTGAAATTTCAAAAACAAAAAGAGTTGGTTTTGCAGCCAAATTAATTAACACTATCTTTATTGATAGACAAAATTTAAGAGATTTTGTAAGAGTTAATCAAGAAGAAAAAGAGTTACTTCAAAAAGGTGAACAATCACTTACTGTATTTATTGAAGGAACAAGAATTAAAAAAGATGAATTTGGTGAATTTAAATCTGCTGCTTTAACTCCAGCTTATTCTACTTTTTGTCAAATAGTTCCTGTTGTGATTTATGGAACACTTGGTGTAGAAAAAGAGCACAAGTCTAATATTTTTAAATACAAAGAAGTAACAGTAGAATTTTTAGAACCAATTAAATACAAAGACTATATTCAAACAAGCAAAGAATTAGTATCTGAAAAAATGAAAGCAAAAATGGAAGCTGCTTATTTAAAAATAAAAGAAGATCCTAATTGATCAGAAAAAGAAGAATAA
- a CDS encoding segregation and condensation protein A has product MNDNNNNNEFKPENLESLNNTEFHISIKDITGKEFNGPFELFYSLIKERKMDILNINLVEVIQLYVDYINNYLTKLKIDDLTEYLLMATYLLEQKSKRILPSMDTEEKISKDIERDKYIQRLLVYKQYQEIVPKLMEKLERRSRMFEKPTQSGEDKESLLKEFQDNSYVPAMDLDVILKAMQKVYLKLVTTKKTKSPKDNVKLIDVSEISIDDVEKEIREFLEPFPHLYKISFMDYFKNIPDEKFTKRYFVVAFVAILVLVRNGHIQLEQNSSDENIFIVKIDKEVESNEY; this is encoded by the coding sequence ATGAATGATAACAACAATAACAATGAATTTAAACCTGAAAATCTTGAATCATTAAATAATACTGAATTCCACATATCTATAAAAGATATTACAGGGAAAGAATTTAATGGTCCATTTGAATTATTTTATTCTTTGATAAAAGAAAGAAAAATGGATATTTTAAATATTAATTTAGTTGAAGTTATTCAATTATATGTAGATTACATTAATAACTATTTAACTAAATTAAAGATTGATGATTTAACAGAATATTTATTAATGGCTACATATCTTTTAGAACAAAAATCTAAAAGAATTTTGCCTTCTATGGATACTGAGGAGAAAATTAGTAAAGACATTGAAAGAGATAAATATATTCAAAGATTGTTGGTTTACAAACAATATCAAGAAATAGTTCCAAAATTAATGGAAAAGCTTGAAAGAAGATCTAGAATGTTTGAAAAACCAACTCAATCAGGAGAAGATAAAGAATCTTTATTAAAAGAATTTCAAGACAACTCTTATGTTCCCGCAATGGATCTTGATGTAATTTTAAAAGCAATGCAAAAGGTCTATTTAAAATTGGTTACAACTAAAAAAACTAAATCACCAAAAGACAATGTTAAATTAATTGATGTTAGTGAAATTTCAATAGATGATGTAGAAAAGGAAATTAGAGAATTTTTAGAACCATTCCCACATTTATACAAAATATCTTTTATGGATTATTTCAAAAATATTCCAGATGAAAAATTTACTAAAAGGTATTTTGTGGTTGCCTTTGTTGCTATTTTAGTTTTGGTAAGAAATGGACATATTCAATTAGAACAAAACAGTAGTGATGAAAATATATTTATTGTTAAAATAGATAAAGAGGTAGAAAGCAATGAGTATTAA
- the scpB gene encoding SMC-Scp complex subunit ScpB, with product MSINVKSVIEAALFIAGNEGVHKDKLKSISRLSVQDFEAVMEEMIFEYEKDPQRGLVVRKVGENYKLFTKPDISKIVASGFGIKQKNPLNQGMIETLAIIAYNHPCTRSQIHELRKTDPTPMLEKLIEIGLVEEAGRSEAVGKPYLYQVTPKFYDIFGLDSIKDLPEIVLPEQKIEELTYEEEINFFDTNREDNGDE from the coding sequence ATGAGTATTAATGTTAAAAGTGTTATTGAAGCAGCTTTATTCATTGCTGGTAATGAGGGAGTTCACAAAGATAAGCTAAAATCTATTTCTAGATTATCTGTCCAAGACTTTGAAGCAGTTATGGAAGAAATGATTTTTGAATATGAAAAGGATCCTCAAAGAGGTCTTGTAGTTAGAAAAGTGGGTGAAAATTATAAATTATTCACTAAACCAGATATTTCTAAAATTGTTGCATCTGGTTTTGGGATAAAGCAAAAAAACCCTTTAAACCAAGGGATGATTGAAACACTTGCTATAATTGCATACAACCATCCTTGTACAAGATCACAAATTCATGAATTAAGAAAAACTGATCCTACACCAATGTTGGAAAAATTAATTGAAATAGGATTAGTTGAAGAAGCAGGAAGATCAGAAGCTGTTGGGAAACCATATCTATATCAAGTTACCCCAAAGTTTTATGATATTTTTGGATTAGATTCAATAAAAGACTTACCTGAAATTGTTCTACCTGAACAAAAAATAGAAGAATTAACATATGAAGAAGAAATTAACTTCTTTGATACTAATAGAGAAGATAATGGAGATGAATAG
- a CDS encoding YneF family protein encodes MALAIGLCLGLGIPISLIIGAVIGYYFAGKYFKKQLKENPPITESQIRAMYQQMGRKPTEKQIKQIMATFKKNNK; translated from the coding sequence ATGGCATTAGCAATAGGATTGTGTTTGGGATTAGGAATTCCAATTAGTTTAATAATAGGGGCAGTAATTGGTTACTACTTTGCTGGTAAATATTTTAAAAAACAATTAAAAGAAAACCCACCAATTACAGAAAGTCAAATTAGAGCAATGTATCAACAAATGGGTAGAAAACCAACAGAAAAACAAATTAAACAAATCATGGCAACATTTAAGAAAAATAACAAATAA
- the yihA gene encoding ribosome biogenesis GTP-binding protein YihA/YsxC, giving the protein MPSFIKSCFSSNDWITDDKKEICFIGRSNVGKSSLINALANAKIAKTSNTPGRTQLANFYDFDKFRLIDLPGYGYAKVSKSKHFELSKIISEYIYLRKNLVAVFQIIDISVITDLDLQMSELLSNRFNQHYIVLNKADKEAKSYFDNNFAKIAAKLKKDKENIVCVSAKNKTNIPNLKKLIGSVIL; this is encoded by the coding sequence ATGCCAAGTTTTATTAAATCTTGTTTTTCTAGTAATGATTGAATAACTGATGATAAAAAAGAGATCTGTTTTATTGGTAGATCTAATGTTGGTAAGTCATCATTAATAAATGCTTTAGCAAATGCAAAAATTGCTAAAACTTCAAATACCCCAGGAAGAACTCAGTTAGCTAATTTTTATGATTTTGATAAATTTAGATTAATTGATTTACCAGGATATGGTTATGCTAAAGTAAGTAAATCTAAACATTTTGAATTATCTAAAATTATTTCTGAATATATTTATTTAAGAAAAAACTTAGTAGCTGTTTTTCAAATTATTGATATATCAGTAATCACTGATTTAGATCTTCAAATGTCTGAATTATTATCAAATAGATTTAACCAACATTATATTGTTTTGAATAAGGCTGATAAAGAAGCTAAAAGTTATTTTGATAATAACTTTGCTAAAATTGCTGCAAAACTAAAAAAAGATAAAGAAAATATAGTTTGTGTTAGTGCTAAAAATAAAACTAACATTCCTAATTTAAAAAAATTAATAGGTTCTGTTATTTTGTAA
- a CDS encoding valine--tRNA ligase, whose amino-acid sequence MSNIKNNNDLSKKYDHKICEQQFSLWTTQKELNKKNLKANKNSYSILLPPPNVTGNLHLGHALNGTIQDCLIRFNNLKGLSAYWICGMDHAGIATQTKYEKYLRENKISNKDKSRDEKVADLFEWSQNVGNNIRNQWKNMGFFLDYENEHFTLEKKSNEMVNQVFVKMYNDGLIYRSKTLVNWDIKLQSAISNIEVIKKEVETNLYYIRYYLSNSKDYLLVATTRPETIFVDECLVVNPKDKRYKNYINKFAINPLTNKEIKIIADEYVDIQFGTGVMKCTPAHDFNDYELGKKYKLNIISCFNEDGTTNNYAVGFENLKIADARVKCVEYLEKNNLLEKVEKTISNVGFSERTNAVVEPMMSEQWFVKVSEYSKKVIELQKSSKKIQFFPIKFEKNLINWMTNLNDWCISRQLWWGHQIPVWYKKDSKEIYVGTKPPKNEELYVRDNDVLDTWFSSGLWPITTTDALKSKDALFPTNVLVTGFDIIFFWVFRMMFFSLYLKKEVPFKHCYITGLIRDEHNNKMSKSLGNGVDPNDVIEKYGADALRLFLLSSSSPGEDLCYVEEKVKSCWGFINKLWNSFRYVEMNSSDFNFDEDKTPKNLEDFDKWILNKFNKAYSEFLQQFNKYNFLVSIKKILDFTWDDFCNTYIELSKNRTSNQESKLWVLNYLIKKILILFHPMCPFVTSNLYDNFKFKTKDSILLERLDFKKISNLKESSIEDVLQIINKIRIFNFENKIPNNKVIDIHLEVLNPKLFKISDEVINILNTAKINIVKQDIKSLKPDYVENNYLIFILNKEDLLGSNNEANNIEKIKKEIEFVKSEISRCNGMLSNKSFIEKAPKEKIELEKSKKEKHEMKLKELEKLLSSHK is encoded by the coding sequence ATGAGTAATATCAAAAACAATAATGATTTAAGTAAGAAATATGATCATAAGATTTGTGAGCAACAATTTTCACTTTGAACAACTCAAAAAGAATTGAATAAAAAGAATTTAAAAGCTAATAAAAATTCTTATTCAATTCTTTTGCCACCTCCTAATGTTACAGGTAACTTACATTTAGGACATGCATTAAATGGAACTATTCAAGATTGCTTAATTAGATTTAATAATTTAAAAGGATTGTCAGCTTACTGAATTTGTGGGATGGACCATGCTGGGATTGCTACTCAAACTAAATATGAAAAATATTTAAGAGAAAATAAAATTAGTAATAAAGATAAATCAAGAGATGAAAAAGTTGCTGACTTATTTGAGTGATCTCAAAATGTGGGAAATAACATTAGAAACCAATGAAAGAATATGGGATTCTTTTTAGATTATGAGAATGAGCATTTTACTTTAGAAAAAAAATCTAATGAAATGGTTAATCAAGTTTTTGTAAAAATGTACAATGATGGATTAATCTATAGAAGTAAAACATTAGTTAACTGAGATATTAAATTACAATCAGCGATTTCAAATATTGAAGTAATCAAAAAAGAAGTAGAAACAAACTTGTACTACATTAGATACTATTTAAGTAATTCAAAGGATTATTTATTAGTTGCAACTACTAGACCTGAAACTATTTTTGTAGATGAATGTTTGGTTGTTAACCCAAAGGATAAAAGATATAAAAACTATATTAATAAATTTGCAATTAATCCTTTAACTAACAAAGAAATAAAAATAATTGCAGATGAATATGTAGACATTCAATTTGGTACTGGAGTAATGAAGTGTACACCAGCACATGACTTCAATGACTATGAATTAGGTAAAAAATATAAATTAAATATTATATCTTGTTTTAATGAAGATGGAACAACAAATAATTATGCAGTTGGTTTTGAAAATTTAAAAATAGCAGATGCTAGAGTTAAGTGTGTTGAATACTTAGAAAAAAATAATTTATTAGAAAAAGTAGAAAAAACAATTAGCAATGTTGGTTTTTCTGAACGTACTAATGCAGTTGTTGAGCCTATGATGTCAGAACAGTGATTTGTTAAAGTTTCTGAATATTCTAAAAAAGTAATTGAGCTACAAAAAAGTTCTAAGAAAATTCAATTTTTCCCAATCAAGTTTGAAAAGAACTTAATTAACTGAATGACTAATTTAAATGACTGATGTATTTCTAGACAGCTATGATGAGGGCATCAAATTCCTGTTTGATATAAAAAAGATAGTAAAGAAATTTATGTTGGTACTAAACCTCCTAAAAATGAAGAACTATATGTTAGAGATAATGATGTATTAGATACTTGATTCTCTTCAGGTTTATGACCAATTACAACCACTGATGCTTTAAAGTCTAAAGATGCATTATTCCCTACAAATGTTTTAGTTACAGGTTTTGATATCATCTTTTTCTGAGTTTTTAGAATGATGTTTTTCAGTCTATATTTGAAAAAAGAAGTGCCTTTTAAACACTGTTACATAACAGGTTTAATTAGAGATGAACACAATAATAAGATGTCTAAATCTTTAGGTAATGGTGTAGATCCAAATGATGTAATAGAAAAATATGGAGCTGATGCTTTAAGATTATTTTTATTATCATCATCTTCTCCAGGTGAAGATTTATGTTATGTAGAAGAAAAGGTGAAATCTTGCTGAGGTTTTATTAATAAACTTTGAAACTCATTTAGATATGTGGAAATGAATAGTTCTGATTTCAACTTTGATGAAGATAAAACTCCTAAGAATTTAGAAGACTTTGATAAATGAATTCTTAATAAATTTAATAAAGCATATTCTGAATTTTTACAACAATTTAATAAATATAATTTCTTAGTATCAATTAAAAAGATATTGGATTTTACTTGGGATGATTTTTGTAATACTTATATTGAATTGTCTAAGAACAGAACATCTAACCAAGAATCAAAATTATGAGTATTAAATTACTTAATTAAAAAAATCTTAATTTTATTTCACCCTATGTGTCCGTTTGTGACATCAAATTTATATGATAATTTTAAATTTAAAACAAAAGATTCAATCTTGTTAGAAAGATTAGATTTTAAGAAAATTTCAAATTTAAAAGAATCATCAATTGAAGATGTTTTACAAATTATTAATAAAATTAGAATTTTCAATTTTGAAAATAAAATTCCAAACAATAAAGTTATAGATATTCACCTAGAAGTTTTAAATCCTAAATTATTTAAAATCTCAGATGAAGTTATTAACATTTTAAATACAGCTAAGATTAATATAGTTAAACAAGATATTAAATCTTTAAAACCAGATTATGTAGAAAACAATTATCTAATTTTTATTTTGAATAAAGAAGATTTATTAGGTTCTAATAATGAAGCTAATAATATTGAAAAAATAAAAAAAGAAATTGAATTTGTTAAAAGTGAAATTAGTAGATGTAATGGTATGCTTTCTAATAAATCTTTTATAGAAAAAGCACCTAAAGAAAAGATTGAGTTAGAAAAGTCTAAAAAAGAAAAACATGAGATGAAACTTAAAGAACTTGAGAAACTATTAAGTAGCCATAAATAA
- a CDS encoding ComEC/Rec2 family competence protein: MKITNTIILWMLACCFYMNSETVSSTFLFLFFFGSCLVNHVNKFKVLLISGLGFIFLFYVLSFETPSSFNFLNDYLNKIMGINLREIINSYFIKIHGQTLGSFISLVLLNIKNDYNYPIYYKLIDLSIVHLIVISSYHINIFCGLVNKIFHKFPTLGRIISALLSFTISYLNGFSPSSIRVFCANVFGIFKSTRNCKANLSFIFLGLVAPKVLISFGFLMSFLGSRGVKLFYKTHNSGKLYEAFFTSIFATIYIIPSLGIINNSISLWGVFLSLLYSPIFILVYIFLFIFSWVNWLDPVFIVAYNLIFEVSKVLEHINVVIPISIFKNEWIFSIYYSSLELFNLYIFRKRSSMKWKLNKLERVY; encoded by the coding sequence ATGAAAATTACAAACACAATAATTTTATGAATGTTAGCATGCTGCTTTTACATGAATTCAGAAACTGTTTCTTCTACCTTTCTGTTTCTTTTTTTCTTTGGAAGTTGTTTAGTTAACCATGTTAATAAATTTAAGGTTTTATTAATTTCTGGATTGGGGTTTATTTTTCTTTTCTATGTTTTGTCCTTTGAAACCCCAAGCTCATTTAATTTCTTAAATGATTATTTAAATAAAATAATGGGTATAAATTTAAGAGAAATTATTAATTCCTACTTTATAAAAATACATGGTCAAACTTTGGGATCATTTATAAGTTTAGTTTTGTTAAATATTAAAAATGATTACAACTATCCAATTTATTACAAATTAATTGACCTTTCCATAGTCCATTTAATAGTCATAAGTTCCTATCATATAAATATATTTTGTGGTTTAGTAAATAAAATTTTTCATAAATTCCCTACATTAGGGAGAATTATTTCAGCCCTCCTTTCTTTTACTATCAGTTATTTAAATGGTTTTTCACCATCTAGTATTAGGGTTTTTTGTGCTAATGTTTTTGGTATTTTTAAAAGCACAAGAAATTGTAAAGCTAATCTTTCTTTTATTTTTCTTGGATTAGTGGCACCAAAAGTTTTAATATCTTTTGGTTTTCTTATGAGTTTTTTAGGATCTAGAGGAGTGAAACTCTTCTATAAAACTCATAATAGTGGTAAATTGTATGAAGCTTTTTTTACTTCAATTTTTGCAACAATTTATATTATCCCTTCTTTGGGAATAATAAATAATTCAATATCGCTTTGGGGTGTCTTTCTTAGCCTTTTATATTCCCCGATTTTTATTTTGGTTTACATTTTCTTATTTATTTTTTCTTGAGTAAATTGGCTTGATCCGGTTTTTATTGTTGCTTATAACCTTATCTTTGAAGTGTCAAAAGTTTTAGAACATATAAATGTAGTTATTCCTATTTCTATATTTAAAAATGAATGGATTTTTTCCATTTATTATTCTTCTTTAGAATTATTCAATTTATATATATTTCGAAAAAGGAGTTCAATGAAATGAAAATTAAACAAATTAGAAAGAGTGTACTAG
- the holA gene encoding DNA polymerase III subunit delta translates to MILIHGEDIGLLEEKVSELTNNKFTKIIFDSNFDDIFLRFTQRNLFDDFDLENNHVDSEKFLIYDFKKILSNSKTEENKKILEMLQFLTDSKKEIIFLSNIKEPSKVYSKFFKVMNIKKLNKLTMKNYTLKLLKQNNLSLKQNEFEYLIDCLQPDSLLIKNEIEKLSLVTETLNMDTITKIISNDISKNTFELIDNFFNRRYEKIVKQIIALENSKIDFTEIFNIMVSQLFSLKLYRLNYLENRSYRKICMDFNVQQFQIDKWEKLILNIDVFQIDNLLNNLLKLNIFYLSGKKSLPTYLKIILLNGGEYGL, encoded by the coding sequence ATGATTTTGATTCATGGTGAAGATATTGGTTTATTAGAAGAAAAAGTTAGTGAATTAACAAATAATAAATTCACTAAAATAATTTTTGATTCTAACTTTGATGATATTTTTTTAAGATTCACACAGAGAAATTTGTTTGATGATTTTGATTTAGAAAACAATCATGTAGATTCTGAAAAATTTTTAATTTATGATTTTAAAAAAATTTTAAGTAATTCAAAAACTGAAGAGAATAAAAAGATTTTAGAAATGCTACAATTTTTAACAGATTCTAAAAAAGAAATTATTTTTTTATCCAACATTAAAGAACCTTCAAAAGTTTATTCAAAGTTTTTCAAAGTTATGAACATTAAAAAACTTAATAAATTAACTATGAAAAACTATACTTTAAAGTTATTAAAACAAAACAACCTTTCTTTGAAGCAAAATGAGTTTGAATATTTAATAGACTGTTTGCAACCAGATAGTTTATTAATTAAAAACGAAATAGAGAAATTAAGCTTAGTTACTGAAACTTTAAATATGGATACTATTACAAAAATTATTTCAAATGATATCAGTAAAAATACATTTGAATTAATAGATAACTTCTTTAATAGAAGATATGAAAAGATTGTTAAACAAATAATTGCTTTAGAAAATTCTAAAATAGATTTCACAGAAATATTTAATATTATGGTTTCTCAATTATTTTCTTTAAAATTATATAGGTTGAATTATTTGGAAAATAGAAGCTATAGAAAAATATGTATGGATTTCAATGTCCAACAATTTCAAATAGATAAGTGAGAAAAACTTATCTTAAACATAGATGTTTTTCAAATTGATAACTTGTTAAATAATTTGTTAAAATTAAACATATTTTATTTAAGTGGTAAGAAATCATTACCAACTTACTTAAAAATAATTCTCTTAAATGGAGGAGAATATGGACTATAG
- a CDS encoding ECF transporter S component — translation MKQIFTIKKEQSKNRLLSFLFPLYPLKIFSSVNSIAILAVLIALRLVLQKFSIFIPAFSLSISLAWTPLIIIGWIYGPIFGLVSGIVTDSLALLMSKSTWFWLYAIQEPMLGLIASLFGYAYRLLTNKNNPNKIWSFIFFQTILLIFSSICIYILIFKVSTDIRFEGKSSLEKFLYSNSKWVILSSIIFFAVCMETLALVFFKKFSKNFIMCALIISLVCSISIIFSFVLGPISANEYYKFIHNGIDSPYFVKYGVIFYLIPRAIKESIKAPIQIYVLIVLIPIANIYINQLKMSKFLKWKIG, via the coding sequence ATGAAACAAATATTTACAATCAAAAAAGAACAAAGCAAAAACAGATTACTTTCATTTCTTTTTCCTTTGTATCCATTAAAAATTTTCTCTAGTGTTAATTCAATTGCAATCCTAGCAGTTTTAATAGCACTTAGATTAGTGTTGCAAAAGTTCTCAATTTTTATTCCAGCTTTTAGTTTATCTATTTCACTGGCTTGAACACCACTAATTATTATTGGATGAATCTATGGTCCTATTTTTGGTTTAGTTTCTGGGATAGTTACAGATAGTTTGGCATTATTAATGTCCAAATCTACATGGTTTTGATTGTATGCAATTCAAGAACCAATGTTAGGTTTAATAGCTAGTTTATTTGGGTATGCATATAGGTTATTAACTAATAAAAATAACCCAAACAAAATTTGATCCTTTATTTTCTTTCAAACAATCTTACTTATCTTCTCTTCTATTTGTATTTATATTTTGATTTTTAAAGTTTCTACAGACATTAGATTTGAAGGTAAAAGTTCATTGGAGAAATTCTTATATAGTAATTCCAAATGAGTCATATTATCATCCATCATATTCTTTGCAGTATGTATGGAAACATTAGCTTTAGTCTTTTTCAAAAAATTTAGTAAGAATTTTATTATGTGTGCTTTGATCATATCTTTAGTTTGCTCTATTTCAATTATCTTCTCATTTGTATTGGGACCAATCTCAGCTAATGAATATTATAAATTTATTCACAATGGAATAGACTCCCCTTACTTTGTTAAATATGGTGTAATCTTTTATTTAATTCCAAGAGCTATTAAAGAATCAATTAAAGCACCAATTCAAATTTATGTCTTAATTGTTTTAATTCCAATAGCAAATATTTATATCAACCAACTTAAGATGTCAAAATTCTTAAAGTGAAAAATAGGATAA